The Algihabitans albus genome includes a window with the following:
- the leuC gene encoding 3-isopropylmalate dehydratase large subunit: MPSDTTSRQQTRPRTLFDKIWDAHVVDRQDDGTCVIYIDRHLVHEVTSPQAFEGLRLAGRPVRRPDATLAVADHNVPTSDRSLGIDDEQSRIQVDTLERNAAAFGIEYFDMSDLRQGIVHIIGPEQGLTQPGMTIVCGDSHTSTHGAFGALAFGIGTSEVEHVLATQTLLQRPAKNMRITVDGDLPTGLTAKDLILALIGKIGTAGGTGHVVEYAGPAIRALSMEGRMTVCNMSIEAGARAGLIAPDQTTFDYLMGRPRAPKAGAWEQALAYWRTLPSDPDATYDTEVSLSVADIEPQVTWGTSPEDVLPISGAVPGLEGAASPDRQAALERKLSYMGLKAGQPLQDVTVDKVFIGSCTNGRIEDLRAVAEIAKGRKVAESVYAMVVPGSGLVKEQAEAEGLDRILVDAGFDWREPGCSMCLAMNADKLAPGERCASTSNRNFEGRQGPGGRTHLMSPGMAAAAALTGRLADVRDFTA, encoded by the coding sequence ATGCCCAGCGACACGACCAGCCGGCAACAGACCCGGCCCCGCACACTGTTCGACAAGATCTGGGACGCCCATGTGGTGGATCGCCAGGACGACGGAACCTGCGTGATCTACATCGACCGCCACCTGGTGCACGAGGTCACGAGCCCGCAGGCCTTCGAGGGTCTGCGCCTGGCCGGCCGACCGGTGCGCCGTCCGGACGCGACCCTCGCCGTGGCCGATCACAACGTGCCGACCTCTGACCGTTCGCTGGGCATCGACGACGAACAGAGCCGCATTCAGGTCGACACGCTGGAGCGGAACGCCGCCGCCTTCGGCATCGAGTACTTCGACATGTCCGACCTGCGCCAGGGCATCGTCCACATCATCGGCCCGGAGCAAGGCCTGACCCAGCCGGGCATGACCATCGTCTGCGGCGACAGCCACACTTCGACTCATGGCGCCTTCGGCGCGCTGGCCTTCGGCATCGGCACCAGCGAAGTCGAGCATGTCCTGGCTACTCAGACGCTGTTGCAGCGGCCGGCGAAGAACATGCGCATCACGGTGGACGGTGACCTGCCGACCGGCCTTACCGCAAAGGATCTGATCCTGGCCCTGATCGGGAAGATCGGCACGGCGGGCGGCACCGGCCATGTGGTGGAATACGCCGGGCCGGCCATTCGCGCGCTCTCGATGGAGGGTCGCATGACGGTCTGCAACATGTCGATCGAGGCCGGCGCGCGCGCCGGACTGATCGCACCGGATCAAACCACCTTCGACTACCTGATGGGCCGCCCGCGCGCACCCAAGGCCGGCGCTTGGGAGCAGGCCTTGGCCTACTGGCGCACGTTACCGTCCGACCCCGACGCGACCTACGACACGGAGGTGTCGCTCTCGGTCGCCGATATCGAGCCGCAGGTGACCTGGGGCACCAGTCCGGAAGACGTGTTACCGATTTCCGGTGCCGTGCCGGGACTGGAGGGTGCGGCTTCGCCGGACCGTCAGGCGGCGCTGGAGCGCAAGCTGAGCTATATGGGCCTGAAGGCAGGTCAGCCATTGCAGGACGTGACCGTCGACAAGGTCTTCATCGGTTCCTGCACCAACGGTCGCATCGAGGACTTGCGTGCCGTCGCCGAGATCGCCAAGGGCCGCAAGGTGGCTGAGAGCGTCTACGCCATGGTGGTGCCGGGCTCCGGCCTGGTGAAGGAGCAGGCCGAGGCCGAGGGCCTCGACCGCATCCTGGTCGACGCCGGCTTCGACTGGCGCGAACCGGGCTGTTCCATGTGCCTGGCGATGAACGCCGACAAGCTGGCGCCAGGCGAGCGCTGCGCCTCCACCTCCAACCGGAACTTCGAGGGCCGACAGGGGCCTGGCGGACGCACCCACCTGATGAGCCCGGGCATGGCCGCCGCCGCCGCCCTCACCGGCCGTCTTGCCGACGTGCGGGACTTCACCGCCTAG
- a CDS encoding pyrimidine 5'-nucleotidase: protein MSKPTRESSSDGSGQAADESGKIVQADVPDSMMSLLTALRATGGSDTDQAPSESGVPKAASPARLPVGSSLDPDRIDVWLFDLDNTLYPASCRLFEQIDRAMGRYVADLLSLEPAEARALQKQYFREHGTTLRGLMTHHDIDPHDYLSVVHDIDHTPVQPNPRLDAALNRLPGRKLVFTNGSVPHAEAVLQRLGVTRHFEAIFDIVASDFVPKPDPAPYRELLVRYGIDPTRAFFAEDSARNLVPAHALGMATLYVQHGADWNVDPHEGADYIHHRCEDLADWLEGVVGADRA, encoded by the coding sequence GTGTCAAAACCGACTCGAGAGAGTTCGAGCGATGGCAGCGGTCAGGCTGCCGACGAGAGCGGCAAGATCGTCCAAGCCGATGTGCCGGACAGCATGATGAGCCTGCTGACCGCGCTGAGGGCGACGGGCGGATCCGACACCGATCAGGCTCCGTCTGAGTCCGGTGTACCGAAGGCAGCATCGCCTGCGCGCTTGCCGGTCGGCTCATCGCTCGACCCGGACAGGATCGACGTCTGGCTGTTCGACCTGGATAACACGCTCTATCCGGCTTCCTGCCGCCTGTTCGAGCAGATCGACCGGGCCATGGGCCGCTACGTCGCCGATCTGCTGAGCCTGGAGCCGGCCGAGGCGCGGGCATTGCAAAAGCAGTATTTCCGAGAACACGGCACGACCCTGCGCGGTCTGATGACCCACCACGATATCGACCCGCACGACTATCTGTCGGTGGTGCACGATATCGACCATACGCCGGTCCAGCCCAATCCGCGCCTGGACGCGGCGTTGAACCGCCTGCCTGGCCGCAAACTGGTCTTCACCAACGGCTCCGTGCCCCATGCCGAGGCCGTCCTGCAGCGTCTGGGCGTGACCCGCCACTTCGAGGCGATTTTCGACATCGTCGCCTCCGACTTCGTGCCGAAGCCCGATCCGGCGCCCTATCGCGAGTTGCTGGTGCGCTATGGCATCGACCCGACCCGCGCCTTCTTTGCCGAGGATTCGGCGCGCAATCTGGTGCCTGCCCATGCGCTGGGCATGGCCACCCTCTACGTCCAGCACGGCGCCGACTGGAACGTCGATCCCCACGAAGGGGCCGACTACATCCATCACCGTTGCGAAGACCTCGCCGACTGGCTGGAAGGGGTGGTGGGCGCGGACCGCGCCTGA
- the dapD gene encoding 2,3,4,5-tetrahydropyridine-2,6-dicarboxylate N-succinyltransferase: MQTADLQAAIEEAWEQRAEIGLSTKGIVRDAVELSLAGLDEGRYRVAEKSGGGNGDWFVNQWLKKAVLLSFRLNDMAVISGGPWDPEHGQAAWFDKVPSKFSDWTEERFRKAGFRAVPNCTVRRSAYIAPGVVLMPSFVNLGAYVDEGTMVDTWATVGSCAQIGKNVHLSGGAGIGGVLEPLQANPVVIEDNCFIGARSEVVEGVIVREGAVLSMGVYIGASTKIVDRETGEVFRGEVPAYSVVVPGSLPGKPLPDGSPGPSLYCAVIIKRVDEKTRSKVSINELLRD, from the coding sequence ATGCAGACGGCTGACCTGCAGGCGGCGATCGAAGAGGCATGGGAGCAGAGGGCCGAGATCGGTCTGTCGACCAAGGGCATCGTGCGCGATGCCGTGGAGCTGTCCCTGGCTGGACTGGACGAAGGACGCTACCGCGTTGCGGAGAAATCCGGTGGCGGCAACGGCGACTGGTTTGTCAATCAGTGGCTCAAAAAGGCCGTCCTGCTATCCTTCCGCCTCAACGACATGGCCGTTATAAGCGGTGGTCCCTGGGATCCGGAACACGGGCAGGCGGCCTGGTTCGACAAGGTGCCCTCCAAGTTTTCCGATTGGACCGAGGAACGCTTCCGCAAGGCCGGTTTCCGGGCCGTGCCCAACTGCACCGTGCGGCGCAGTGCCTACATCGCGCCGGGTGTGGTGCTGATGCCCTCCTTCGTCAATCTCGGCGCCTACGTCGACGAAGGCACCATGGTGGATACCTGGGCGACGGTCGGCTCCTGCGCGCAAATCGGCAAGAACGTGCATCTCTCGGGCGGCGCCGGTATCGGCGGCGTTCTCGAGCCGCTGCAGGCCAATCCGGTGGTCATCGAAGACAACTGTTTCATCGGGGCCCGTTCCGAGGTGGTCGAGGGCGTGATCGTGCGCGAGGGCGCGGTGCTCTCCATGGGCGTCTACATCGGCGCCTCCACCAAGATCGTCGACCGCGAGACCGGCGAAGTCTTCCGCGGCGAGGTGCCGGCCTACTCGGTGGTTGTGCCGGGCAGCCTGCCGGGCAAGCCGCTGCCCGATGGATCTCCGGGGCCGAGTCTCTACTGTGCGGTGATCATCAAGCGAGTCGACGAGAAGACCCGCTCCAAGGTCTCGATCAACGAGCTGCTGCGCGATTGA
- the dapE gene encoding succinyl-diaminopimelate desuccinylase, which yields MTDSLLLDKARTLDPLGLAQRLIRCPSVTPDEGGALDLLQGELEALGFVCHRLLFSEPGTPDVDNLYARLGTAQPNFCFAGHTDVVPVGSKADWSSDPFAAEIRGTELIGRGASDMKGAIACMVAAIADYLAERGRPDGSISLLITGDEEGPSINGTRKMLAWLAERGERLDACLVGEPTNPEALGDMVKIGRRGSLTAQLTVQGIQGHTAYPHLADNPVHHLVRLLQAVTSEPLDAGSDHFQPSTLQVSTVDVGNPATNVIPAKATAAFNIRFNDLHSGASLEAWLRETFDAVMSAGAKPDGARAAYELKVRVSGESFLTPPGPLSDLLQTAVEAATGQRPQLSTTGGTSDARFIKDVCPVAEFGLVGKTMHQVDERVAVSDLVTLTEVYRLVLQDFFAPVSQGALAQHDADGSGTA from the coding sequence ATGACCGACAGCCTTCTCCTCGACAAAGCTCGCACGCTCGATCCGCTCGGCCTTGCCCAGCGGCTGATCCGCTGTCCGAGCGTCACGCCGGACGAAGGCGGGGCGCTGGATCTGCTGCAAGGCGAGTTGGAGGCCTTGGGCTTCGTTTGCCATCGCCTGCTCTTCTCCGAGCCCGGGACTCCGGACGTGGATAATCTCTATGCCCGGCTCGGCACGGCGCAACCCAACTTCTGTTTTGCCGGCCATACCGACGTGGTGCCGGTGGGGAGCAAGGCCGATTGGTCGTCCGACCCCTTCGCGGCCGAGATCCGGGGCACGGAATTGATCGGACGCGGCGCATCCGACATGAAGGGCGCCATCGCCTGCATGGTGGCCGCCATTGCGGACTACCTTGCGGAGCGGGGCCGTCCGGACGGTTCGATCTCGCTGCTGATCACCGGTGACGAAGAAGGTCCCTCGATCAACGGCACGCGCAAGATGCTGGCCTGGCTGGCCGAGCGGGGCGAACGCCTGGACGCCTGTCTGGTCGGCGAGCCGACCAATCCCGAGGCGTTGGGCGACATGGTCAAGATCGGTCGTCGCGGCAGCCTCACGGCGCAACTGACGGTCCAGGGCATTCAGGGCCATACGGCCTATCCCCACCTGGCCGACAATCCGGTGCATCATCTCGTCCGCCTGCTGCAGGCCGTGACATCTGAACCGCTCGATGCGGGCAGCGACCACTTTCAGCCCTCGACCCTGCAGGTCTCGACGGTCGATGTCGGCAATCCGGCGACAAACGTGATCCCGGCCAAGGCAACGGCCGCCTTCAATATTCGTTTCAACGACCTGCATAGCGGCGCCTCGCTGGAGGCTTGGCTGCGCGAGACCTTCGACGCGGTTATGTCCGCCGGTGCGAAACCCGACGGAGCGCGGGCGGCCTATGAGCTCAAGGTTCGGGTCTCGGGTGAGTCCTTCCTGACGCCGCCGGGACCGCTCTCCGATCTGCTGCAGACCGCGGTCGAGGCCGCGACGGGCCAACGCCCGCAGCTCTCGACCACCGGCGGCACGTCCGACGCGCGTTTCATCAAGGATGTTTGCCCCGTGGCCGAGTTCGGTCTGGTCGGCAAGACCATGCACCAGGTCGACGAGCGGGTGGCGGTGAGCGATCTCGTGACTCTGACGGAGGTGTACCGTCTGGTGCTGCAGGATTTCTTCGCACCCGTCTCGCAGGGTGCGCTGGCACAGCACGACGCTGATGGGAGCGGGACCGCGTGA
- a CDS encoding YciI family protein, giving the protein MLYAILFEDDPNRADERAKHMAAHLGFLEANAAVIQAAGPLKDAKDGAAAGGLWLVEAESAEAAEALVEKDPFWPTGLRKSVRVLAWTQVFASGRRQVPA; this is encoded by the coding sequence ATGCTCTACGCAATTCTGTTCGAAGACGATCCGAATCGCGCCGACGAGCGCGCCAAGCACATGGCCGCGCACCTAGGTTTTCTGGAGGCAAATGCAGCAGTGATACAGGCCGCCGGCCCTCTCAAGGACGCGAAAGACGGAGCAGCGGCCGGCGGTCTATGGTTGGTTGAAGCGGAAAGCGCCGAAGCGGCCGAGGCCCTGGTCGAAAAAGATCCCTTCTGGCCGACCGGCCTCCGCAAATCGGTACGCGTTCTGGCTTGGACCCAAGTCTTCGCAAGCGGCCGCAGACAGGTGCCGGCCTGA
- the truA gene encoding tRNA pseudouridine(38-40) synthase TruA, with amino-acid sequence MTRYKLILEYDGSPFVGWQRQDNGPSVQAALEEAVFGFCGERTTVQGAGRTDTGVHATGQVAHVDIEKSVESATVAKALNAHLKPAPIAVLAAEPVGEDFHARFSATGRRYLYRILCRPAPPAVLRGQVWWVPQRLDPNALQAGADRLLGHHDFSSFRASECQAASPEKTLDELRIEARDCGPGGLEIKVHAAARSFLHHQVRNMVGTLRLVGQGKWSPERVTQALEARDRRAAGPTAPAAGLYLTDVTY; translated from the coding sequence GTGACCCGCTACAAGTTGATCCTGGAATACGACGGCAGTCCGTTCGTCGGTTGGCAGCGCCAAGACAACGGCCCAAGCGTTCAGGCCGCCTTGGAGGAAGCCGTCTTCGGCTTCTGCGGGGAACGCACCACGGTACAGGGTGCCGGACGCACCGACACAGGCGTGCACGCAACCGGGCAAGTCGCTCACGTCGACATCGAAAAGTCCGTGGAGAGCGCCACGGTGGCAAAAGCGCTAAACGCCCACCTGAAGCCCGCCCCCATCGCGGTGCTGGCGGCAGAGCCCGTCGGCGAAGACTTCCACGCACGCTTCTCCGCGACCGGACGGCGCTACCTCTACCGCATTCTCTGCCGACCGGCGCCGCCTGCCGTGTTGCGCGGACAGGTCTGGTGGGTGCCGCAGCGGCTCGATCCAAACGCCTTGCAGGCCGGCGCCGACCGCCTCCTCGGCCACCACGACTTCAGCTCCTTCCGTGCCAGCGAGTGTCAGGCGGCCAGCCCCGAAAAGACCTTGGACGAGCTGCGTATCGAGGCGCGAGACTGCGGACCGGGCGGACTTGAGATCAAGGTCCACGCCGCCGCCCGCTCTTTTCTGCACCATCAGGTGCGCAACATGGTCGGCACCCTACGATTGGTCGGTCAGGGAAAATGGAGTCCCGAGCGGGTGACGCAAGCTTTGGAGGCCAGGGACCGCCGTGCGGCCGGCCCCACCGCACCGGCCGCCGGCCTCTATCTGACGGACGTAACCTACTGA
- the fmt gene encoding methionyl-tRNA formyltransferase produces MNETDRESSRLRLVFMGTPDFAVPALLALGEAGHEIACVYAQPPRPAGRGQRLQPSPVQAVAEARGWPVRTPSSLRSPQAQADFAALDADAAVVAAYGLILPQAVLDSPRLGCLNIHASLLPRWRGAAPIQRAILAGDRETGICVMQMEAGLDTGPVLLERSLVIGDRETAQGLHDRLASLGAGLIVEALAGWGAGRLEPQLQASDGVTYAAKLEKAEARLDWRRTAVELERQVRAFTPWPGAFFETANGTRIKVLAAELVAEGRGHPGEVIDDALTVACATGALRPVSLQRPGKAPAETAAFLRGFPLPAGSRLPPPG; encoded by the coding sequence ATGAACGAGACCGATAGAGAATCCTCGCGCCTGCGCCTCGTTTTCATGGGGACGCCGGACTTTGCCGTGCCGGCCCTGCTGGCCCTCGGCGAAGCCGGACACGAGATTGCCTGTGTCTACGCGCAGCCGCCACGGCCGGCTGGGCGCGGCCAAAGGCTGCAACCGAGTCCCGTACAGGCGGTGGCCGAAGCCCGGGGCTGGCCGGTACGGACACCCAGCAGCCTGCGCAGTCCGCAGGCCCAGGCAGATTTCGCGGCGCTCGACGCCGATGCGGCCGTCGTGGCCGCCTACGGGCTGATTCTGCCGCAAGCGGTGCTGGACAGCCCGCGCCTCGGCTGCCTCAACATTCACGCGTCCCTTCTGCCGCGCTGGCGTGGCGCCGCACCGATCCAGCGCGCGATCCTCGCGGGCGACCGCGAGACCGGTATCTGCGTCATGCAGATGGAGGCGGGGCTGGACACCGGCCCGGTCTTGCTGGAGCGGAGCCTCGTCATCGGCGACCGGGAAACGGCTCAGGGCCTGCACGACCGCTTGGCTTCTCTGGGAGCCGGCCTGATCGTCGAGGCGCTCGCAGGCTGGGGCGCCGGCCGGCTCGAACCGCAGCTCCAGGCCAGTGACGGCGTAACCTATGCCGCCAAGCTGGAGAAAGCCGAGGCCCGGCTGGACTGGCGCCGGACGGCCGTCGAACTGGAACGGCAGGTTCGCGCCTTCACCCCCTGGCCGGGCGCCTTCTTCGAAACCGCCAACGGCACGCGCATCAAAGTGCTGGCCGCGGAGTTGGTCGCGGAGGGTCGCGGCCATCCGGGCGAAGTGATCGACGATGCCTTGACCGTCGCCTGCGCGACGGGTGCGCTCCGTCCGGTCAGCTTGCAGCGCCCGGGTAAGGCGCCCGCCGAAACGGCGGCCTTTCTGCGCGGTTTCCCGCTGCCGGCCGGTTCCCGTCTTCCGCCACCCGGATAG
- a CDS encoding sensor histidine kinase: MTRLLARLPLTAYLTVALILGSTGGLITYVQEGVTRVQHGLPVEVVSQQRDVAVLVHDLSALVRSLEGTRRQLAENRDLDEARYQLLRARIIVDQVRHSYNLDNLVGASALHAVLHPALIDLNRWLNDGVHGAEAESDLVLDLALLRADNALSQVSALFEQSNIAALNLLRDQEAALDRFQAGFLAVAVALAALALGLAVFVIRQRVSELAASKAQQRLMLAMATMPVGVALFDSDCCLVACNSRYRDLWGFTEEEAKPGAALTTLAKTYARIEEMTPEEATAFMKRRLQLYSLEQDTVRREVRKNGRVIEIHHRCMSDGSAVATYEDVTERTASERALRAAKEEAEFANRAKSEFLANMSHELRTPLNAIIGFSEVMSHEAFGPLQGRYLSYVRDIQASGRHLLSLISDILDLSKVEAGQHELQEERIEFEKLISDTLRLVSERGEFNRARVKIEGSEKAPALWVDHRALVQILLNLLSNALKFSDAATDVTVRADLDSAGRPQISVVDRGIGISPEEIDKVMQPFTQLESAHARRYQGTGLGLTIASNLAELHGGSLAIESTSGKGTAITLTLPAERALPRVAAPCAPTATEVSGLA; the protein is encoded by the coding sequence ATGACGCGTCTGCTCGCCCGCTTGCCGCTGACAGCATACCTCACAGTCGCGCTGATTCTTGGCAGCACAGGCGGCCTGATCACCTACGTGCAGGAGGGCGTGACTCGCGTTCAGCATGGCCTTCCGGTGGAGGTCGTGAGCCAGCAACGTGATGTCGCGGTCTTGGTGCACGACCTCTCCGCACTGGTGCGTTCGCTCGAGGGGACTCGCCGACAGCTGGCTGAAAACCGGGATCTCGACGAAGCTCGCTACCAGCTGCTCCGCGCGCGGATCATCGTCGATCAGGTGCGCCACAGCTACAACCTCGACAATCTGGTCGGTGCCTCGGCACTGCATGCCGTGCTGCACCCGGCACTGATCGACCTGAACAGGTGGCTGAACGATGGCGTCCATGGCGCCGAGGCCGAAAGCGACCTCGTGCTCGATTTGGCTTTGCTGCGGGCCGACAATGCTCTGTCCCAGGTCAGCGCCCTCTTCGAACAGTCGAACATAGCCGCCCTCAACCTGCTCCGGGATCAGGAGGCTGCGCTCGACCGCTTCCAGGCCGGCTTCCTCGCCGTCGCAGTGGCGCTCGCAGCTTTGGCGTTGGGTCTCGCCGTTTTCGTGATTCGTCAGCGGGTCAGCGAACTGGCCGCCAGCAAAGCACAACAGCGTTTGATGCTGGCGATGGCGACCATGCCCGTCGGGGTCGCGCTCTTCGATTCCGACTGCTGCCTCGTCGCCTGCAATTCTCGTTATCGCGATCTTTGGGGCTTCACCGAGGAAGAGGCCAAGCCCGGCGCGGCACTGACCACGCTGGCCAAGACCTACGCCCGCATAGAGGAGATGACACCGGAGGAAGCGACCGCCTTCATGAAGCGCCGTTTGCAGCTCTACAGTCTCGAACAGGATACAGTCCGCCGAGAAGTCCGGAAAAACGGACGGGTGATCGAAATCCATCATCGCTGCATGTCCGACGGCAGTGCCGTGGCGACCTACGAGGACGTCACGGAACGTACGGCATCGGAGCGCGCGCTGCGCGCCGCCAAGGAAGAGGCCGAGTTCGCGAACCGCGCCAAGTCCGAGTTCCTCGCCAACATGAGTCACGAACTCCGTACTCCACTCAACGCCATCATCGGCTTCTCGGAGGTCATGAGCCATGAGGCCTTCGGGCCGCTGCAGGGTCGCTACCTGAGTTACGTCCGGGACATTCAGGCCAGCGGCCGGCATCTCCTGAGCCTGATCAGCGATATCCTGGATCTCTCCAAGGTCGAAGCCGGACAGCATGAGCTGCAGGAGGAGCGGATCGAGTTCGAAAAGTTGATCTCCGATACTCTACGGCTGGTCTCCGAACGTGGAGAATTCAATCGTGCCAGGGTGAAGATCGAGGGCTCGGAAAAGGCTCCAGCGCTTTGGGTGGATCACCGGGCTCTCGTGCAGATTCTGCTTAATCTCCTGTCCAACGCGCTCAAATTCAGCGACGCGGCCACCGACGTCACGGTTCGCGCCGATCTCGACTCGGCAGGCCGGCCGCAGATCAGCGTGGTCGACCGCGGTATCGGAATCAGTCCCGAAGAGATCGACAAGGTGATGCAGCCTTTCACCCAGCTCGAAAGCGCTCATGCACGCCGCTACCAGGGAACGGGTCTCGGCCTGACCATCGCGAGCAATCTGGCGGAGCTGCACGGCGGCAGTCTTGCAATCGAAAGCACATCCGGCAAGGGCACGGCCATCACCTTGACCTTGCCTGCCGAACGCGCGCTTCCGCGGGTGGCGGCACCCTGCGCGCCGACTGCTACGGAGGTTTCGGGGTTGGCTTAG
- a CDS encoding TAXI family TRAP transporter solute-binding subunit, whose translation MNRVDGTAGRLELTLSRRAAVRLAVGSTVGLILAAAAAPADAADRTTTFFRLGTGGTAGTYYPIGRLIAAQLTDHLGAACIDDCPDPRMLAVAQASNGSVSNVKELVARRLEAGLVQADIAHWGYRGEGIFSGRSPMRELRAIGRLYSETLHIVARADAGIRRFDDLRGQRVSLDEEGSGTLIAARLVLEAHGLGEARIEPIYIKPDLAIQRMRAGQLEAFFTVAGAPVRSITALASELPITLVPIDAERQRAIAARVPFFAPALIPAALYPDSAATASLEVGALLLTRADLDEDLIYRVTSVLWNEDTHEVLAKGHARGRTIRLNSALDGLPLPLHPGAERFYRGTGLLPP comes from the coding sequence GTGAACAGGGTTGACGGAACGGCAGGACGGCTTGAGCTCACCCTGTCGAGAAGAGCGGCGGTCAGGTTGGCCGTGGGCTCCACGGTCGGGTTGATCCTTGCGGCAGCTGCAGCACCGGCCGATGCCGCCGACCGCACCACTACTTTCTTTCGCCTCGGAACCGGCGGCACGGCGGGCACGTACTATCCGATCGGCAGATTGATCGCGGCACAACTCACCGACCATCTCGGCGCGGCCTGCATCGACGATTGCCCGGATCCGCGGATGCTCGCCGTAGCCCAGGCTTCGAACGGCTCGGTCTCCAATGTCAAAGAGCTTGTGGCACGGAGACTGGAAGCGGGGCTCGTTCAGGCCGACATCGCCCACTGGGGGTATCGGGGCGAAGGTATCTTTTCCGGCAGGTCCCCGATGCGCGAGCTGCGGGCGATCGGCCGCCTCTATTCGGAAACGCTGCATATCGTGGCCCGGGCCGATGCCGGCATCCGACGCTTCGACGATCTGCGTGGTCAACGGGTGTCGCTGGACGAAGAAGGCTCCGGCACGCTGATCGCGGCGCGGCTGGTGCTCGAAGCGCATGGCCTGGGAGAGGCCAGAATCGAGCCGATTTACATCAAGCCGGATCTCGCCATTCAGCGGATGCGCGCCGGTCAACTCGAAGCGTTCTTCACCGTCGCAGGCGCGCCGGTCCGCTCGATTACGGCACTCGCGTCGGAGCTGCCGATCACGCTGGTACCGATCGATGCCGAACGGCAAAGGGCAATCGCCGCACGCGTGCCTTTCTTCGCACCCGCGCTGATTCCCGCAGCGCTCTATCCGGACAGCGCGGCAACGGCGAGCCTCGAAGTCGGGGCGCTTCTGCTGACCCGTGCCGACCTGGACGAGGACTTGATCTATCGGGTGACCTCCGTCCTCTGGAACGAGGATACACACGAAGTGCTGGCGAAAGGTCATGCACGGGGCCGGACGATCCGGCTGAACTCGGCCCTGGACGGACTGCCGTTGCCACTTCACCCCGGAGCGGAGCGCTTCTACCGGGGGACGGGCCTGCTGCCCCCATGA
- a CDS encoding DUF938 domain-containing protein: MSQDGPNQTANKIELSPSTQTDDARRHAPATARNRNPILEVLRPLVAALPKDATLLEIASGTGEHAVFFARALPQLRWQPSEPDPDLRASIRDHQAAEGSALENLRPPIDLDVTRFPWPISSADAMICVNMIHIAPWSCCEALMKGAAQLLPTEGPLLLYGPFRRGGSHTSSSNVAFDDSLQARNPTWGIRDLEQVATTAESRGLRLTEVQELPANNLAVIFRRHQRMDT, translated from the coding sequence GTGAGCCAAGATGGGCCTAACCAAACGGCAAACAAGATCGAATTGTCGCCGTCGACGCAAACCGACGACGCCAGACGCCATGCGCCAGCGACGGCACGGAACAGAAACCCGATTCTCGAGGTGCTGCGTCCCCTCGTCGCGGCGCTGCCGAAAGACGCCACGCTGCTGGAAATCGCCAGCGGTACAGGAGAACATGCCGTCTTCTTTGCACGCGCACTGCCGCAGCTCCGATGGCAGCCGAGCGAGCCCGATCCGGACCTGCGCGCAAGCATCCGCGACCACCAAGCCGCCGAGGGCAGCGCTCTCGAAAATCTACGGCCGCCGATCGATCTCGACGTGACTCGTTTTCCTTGGCCGATTTCCAGTGCCGACGCGATGATCTGCGTGAACATGATTCACATCGCACCCTGGTCCTGCTGCGAAGCCCTAATGAAGGGCGCCGCCCAACTTCTCCCAACCGAGGGACCGCTCCTGCTCTATGGCCCCTTCCGGCGCGGCGGATCTCACACGTCCTCCAGCAACGTGGCTTTCGACGACTCGCTGCAGGCGCGGAATCCGACCTGGGGCATCCGCGATCTGGAACAGGTCGCCACCACGGCCGAAAGCAGGGGGCTTCGCCTCACGGAAGTGCAAGAGTTGCCGGCCAACAATCTGGCGGTCATCTTTCGCCGGCACCAGCGCATGGACACCTGA
- a CDS encoding tellurite resistance TerB family protein has translation MMDRIRTFFLDRGGAPAEGARHSEDELHLAATALLVEAACMDDDFDAEERATVQRMLSERFGMDPAEAGRLVDLAEQKVAESVELFSSVRTVKDRFDHDERVELLEMLWEVVYADGSLHDYEANLLRRLAALIHVTDQESGQARKRALAKLNIQG, from the coding sequence ATGATGGACCGCATCCGTACATTTTTTCTCGACCGCGGCGGGGCGCCGGCCGAAGGCGCGCGTCACAGTGAGGACGAACTGCATCTGGCCGCGACCGCCTTGCTGGTCGAGGCGGCTTGCATGGACGACGACTTCGACGCCGAAGAAAGAGCGACGGTTCAGCGGATGCTCTCCGAGCGTTTCGGAATGGACCCCGCCGAAGCCGGTCGTTTGGTCGATCTGGCGGAGCAGAAAGTGGCCGAAAGCGTGGAGCTCTTCTCCTCCGTCCGAACGGTGAAGGATCGCTTCGATCACGATGAGCGGGTGGAGCTGTTGGAGATGCTTTGGGAAGTGGTCTACGCCGACGGCTCACTGCATGACTACGAGGCGAATCTCTTGCGCCGTCTGGCCGCATTAATTCACGTGACCGATCAGGAAAGCGGGCAGGCGCGCAAGCGCGCCTTGGCAAAGTTGAACATACAAGGGTAA